TTCGGTGCGCTGGCGGTGATGGTGCCGGCCGGCGCGCCGGTACCGCAACCGGGCGAGGAGGTCGGGCTGGCCCTGACCCCCGGCGCCCTGCATGTGATGGAGGAAGGATGACCCGCCCTGCCATCCTGCCCGACCGTGGTATCGGCGACCGGCTGAGCGGGTTGTTCTGGCGCCACCCCCGGCTGTTCACCGCGCTGCTGCTGGGGCCGCCGGTGCTGTGGCTGGGGGTGGTCTATCTGGGGTCGCTGGCAGCACTTCTGGTGCAAAGCCTGTATTCCATTGATGAATTTTCCGGCCTTATCAAGCACGAGCTGACGCTGGACACCTATGCCGAACTGTTCCGGGCGCAGAACCTGGACATCATCCTGCGCACGCTGGTCATGGCGGCGGCGGTGACGCTGGGGGCGGCGGTGATCGGCTTTCCCATCGCCTATTATGCCGCGCGCCATGCAAGGGGCGGGTGGAAGGTGCTGTTCTATCTGGGGGTCATGCTGCCCTTGTGGTCGTCCTATCTGGTCAAGGTCTATGCCTGGAAGCTGATCCTGGCCAAGGAGGGCATCGTGACCTGGGCGGTGGACGGGATTGGGGCGTCCTTCGTGCTGAACGGCCTGCTGGCGCTGCCGGTGGTGGGGGGCAATTCGCTGTCCACGAGCTATATCGGCACCTGGCTGGTGTTCCTGTATATCTGGCTGCCCTACATGATCCTGCCGATGCAGGCCGCGCTGGAGCGGGTGCCGGTCAGCATGCTGGAAGCCTCGGCCGATCTGGGCGCATCGCGGGCGCAGACCTTTCGCACGGTGATCTTGCCGCTGGCACTGCCCGGGGTGATCGCGGGCAGCATATTCACCTTTTCGCTGACGCTGGGCGATTACATCGTGCCGCAGATCATCGGCAATTCGGCGCGGATGATCGGGCAGGCGGTCCATCAGTTGCAGGGCACGGCGGGGAACATCCCGCTGGCCGCGGCCTTTGCCGTGGTGCCCATCGTGATCATGCTGGTCTATCTGACCATCGCGCGACGGAAGGGGGCGTTCGATGCACTCTGACCGCGCGTCCTGGGGGCTGAAGGTGGCGGCGGTGGCGGGCCTCTTGTTCCTGCATGTGCCGATCCTGCTGATCTTCCTTTATGCCTTTACCACCGATGAACGCACCTATCAGTTTCCGCCGCCGGGCCTGACGCTGAAATGGTTCGCGGTGGCCTGGAACCGGCCCGACATCTGGCCGCCGCTTTACCTCTCGCTCAAGGTGGCGGCGATTTCCACCGCGCTGGCGATGGTGCTGGGCACGCTGTGTGCGGCCGCCATGGCGCGGGCGGCGTTCTTTGGCCGCGACCAGATCAGCCTGCTGATCATCCTGCCCATCGCGCTGCCCGGCATCATCACCGGCATGTCGCTGCGGTCGGCCTTTGCCATCATGGAGATTCCGTTTTCCACCTGGACCATCGTGCTGGGCCACGCGACCTTTTGCATCGTGATCGTGTTCAACAATGCGGTGGCGCGGTTCCGGCGGCTGTCGGGGTCGATCGTCGAGGCGTCGATGGACCTGGGGGCGAACGGGTTCCAGACATTCTGGCATGTGCTGTTGCCGAACCTTGGGTCGGCGCTGCTGGCGGGGGGGATGCTGGCCTTTGCGCTGTCGTTCGACGAGGTGATCGTGACCACCTTTACCGCCGGGCAGCAAAGCACCCTGCCCATCTGGATGCTGAACGAGCTGGTGCGGCCCCGCCAGCGGCCGGTGACCAATGTTGTCGCCATCGCGGTGTTCGTCACCACCTTTGTGCCCATTCTGATCGCCTTTTACCTGACGCGCGGCGGGTCCGAGACCGCCGGCGGCGGCAAATGACCCCGG
The window above is part of the Gemmobacter sp. genome. Proteins encoded here:
- a CDS encoding ABC transporter permease is translated as MTRPAILPDRGIGDRLSGLFWRHPRLFTALLLGPPVLWLGVVYLGSLAALLVQSLYSIDEFSGLIKHELTLDTYAELFRAQNLDIILRTLVMAAAVTLGAAVIGFPIAYYAARHARGGWKVLFYLGVMLPLWSSYLVKVYAWKLILAKEGIVTWAVDGIGASFVLNGLLALPVVGGNSLSTSYIGTWLVFLYIWLPYMILPMQAALERVPVSMLEASADLGASRAQTFRTVILPLALPGVIAGSIFTFSLTLGDYIVPQIIGNSARMIGQAVHQLQGTAGNIPLAAAFAVVPIVIMLVYLTIARRKGAFDAL
- a CDS encoding ABC transporter permease, with protein sequence MHSDRASWGLKVAAVAGLLFLHVPILLIFLYAFTTDERTYQFPPPGLTLKWFAVAWNRPDIWPPLYLSLKVAAISTALAMVLGTLCAAAMARAAFFGRDQISLLIILPIALPGIITGMSLRSAFAIMEIPFSTWTIVLGHATFCIVIVFNNAVARFRRLSGSIVEASMDLGANGFQTFWHVLLPNLGSALLAGGMLAFALSFDEVIVTTFTAGQQSTLPIWMLNELVRPRQRPVTNVVAIAVFVTTFVPILIAFYLTRGGSETAGGGK